AGAATCAAGGAGGAATAGGTATGTCTAACATTGTGGCTCAAATCGATGTCAGGCCCATCCCACCCCGGGATAAGCATCCGGCCATTTTCCGCATGTTTGATGAGCTAGACCCTGGAAAAGAAATGGAACTGATCAATGACCATGATCCCAAACCATTATTCTATCAGTTCCAAATGGAGCGCCCCAATCAGTTCACTTGGGAGTACCTGGAAGAGGGACCGGAAGTATGGCGGGTTAAAATAGGAAAAAAATAATTCGCTGCAACACGAACAATAAGTGATTTTTGAAAAAGAGTCGCCATTCATTTTTCGACCTTGCTTGGCTTGAGGGCTGAGCGTTTATCGACGAACACCCCGTATGTCCTCCTGACATACGGGGTGTTTTACAGTGTTATTCTCGTTAGCGTATCATTGTTTCTATCCGATTCAGCAATTTGTCCGTTTCAGATAACAGCCCCGTTGGCAGAGGGGCGATGCCCTGACGGTCACACTGACGCTCATAGTGCAACCTGTCGATTTCCCGCCAAAACACAGCCAGCCGGATATGAGACAGTTGCTCCAGTAAACCAAAATCCGCCTGGTGACGAACCAGTACGAGTTTTGGATAATCAGCTTGTTTAAACCCTTCCACAAGTGCGAGATCATAATCACCTAAATACCGGGCCAAGAGGAGTAACTCTTCCAATGTGCGTTCCTTCTGGTGGGGCATGGTCAGCCCTATTCCGTGCGGAGATTGAATCAACGTGGTCCGTGCGCCAGCCTGGCGGTGAGCCCAGGTGTCACTTCCTTCCCGGTCCAGCTCAAAATGGCCATGATCATGCTTAATCGTAAAAATTGACAACTGGTGGTGGCTGGTAAGGTGCTTAATCAATCTGGTCATGCGACGATGCCACCCCAGACTTATCCACACCCACCGTGCTGGCCAGCACACGGCTCCCTCTCACTTCCAGCAGTCCCCTCATCAGGCGAGTGATCCGTTTGTTGTTAGGGATATCGTGGACCAGCACCGCTTTTGATCTGGGCAGATGGGGATGGGCTGTGGCTCCCAAGGCGCAGCGCAATACGGGACGGGTGAATAACTCAAAACCAACAAAACAAGCTGAAGGATTACCTGATAAACCAAATATCCATTTGGATTCTATTTGGGCAACGGTGGTTACGCTTCCTGGGCGTATGGCCACTTTGTCAAACAGCACATCGGCCTGAAGAGATTGAAGGGTGTATTACAAATGAGGGGTTTCATGTTTTAACTTTAACTTGCGCCACCTGCGTTCCACTTCTTCTTCAAGCGATTTTAGCACAGCTTTGTTTTCCTCACGTAACAAATGTTTCGTTTTGCCCATCATTTTTAACCAATCAGTCAAGGGAATGCGGGCTTGTTTGGCTTCAGGATCATAAGTGATCGTCGTTTCACCTTGCTCAACTTCATAGAGCGGGAAGAAGCAGGAGTCCACTGCTGCTTTTAAAATTTGCTGGCCAAGCCGCTCTTCAGACTTCCAGTTTAACGGACACGTAATCAGAATCTTGCCATAGACCAGACCTTCGTGCTTGGCATACCACTGAGCTTTGGCTGCTTTTTTCACCAGATCTTGTGGATAGGCTTCGCATCCGGTGAATACATAGGGGATGTTGGTCGCAGCCATGATTTGAGGTGTATCTTTATGATGGAATGGTTTGCCTTGTTGCTTTCCGCCAACACCGGTGGTGCTGGTCATGTGTCCAAGCGGGGTGGAATAAGACATTTGTGATCCTGTGTTCATATAGCCTTGATTATCGTATTCCAGCAAGATCATATTGTGGTTACGCAAAGCGGTCCCAATGGCCGACCCCATGCCGATGTCCATTCCTCCGTCGCCGGTGACCATAACAAAGGTGACGTCATCGGGAACCTCTATTTCACCACGCCGTTTCAGCTCAAAGAACGCTTCGACTGTTCCTGACAAAGTGGCAGGTCCATTTTGGAACAGATTATGAATAAAAGTTTGTTTATGTGCGCTATATGGATACGCAGCCGTTGTAATGTAAGCGCAACCAGTCTGGAATAACAAGACAACATCTCCTTCAATACCTTTAAAAAACAGTTCCAGTCCGGGGAAGATGCCACATCCTGGACAGGCCCCGTGACCAGGAGCGATACGCTTGGGCTTCTTGGTCAACATTCTGAGAGGCGGAATTTTGACAGACAGCTTACCCGTTTTTTCGTTTTTGGTTACTTTGATCAGGCCTGATTTGAAATCATCCCCGCGCTGAAGTTTTTTGGGTGGGTTGAGCTTCAGCTCTTGATTCCCTGGTACCTGTCCATAATAGTCAAAGGGTTGTTCAGCATATCCTTTTTCGCTAGCGTCAATGGCCAATCTGAAGAAGGCCTCGGCATCATGGGGATAAAAGTCTTTTCCTCCCAGTCCAAAGATGCGGCTCACAACCACTGTGCGGTTGTCCCTGTCTTCTTGCAGGGCCGCTTTTACTTCATGGGTAAGGTTACCGCCATGGGAACCATAGGAGTCAGCCCGTTCACCAATGACCAACCCCTTTACGTTCTTAAGTGCCCGGCGTACATCTTCAGCTGGAAACGGACGGATCACATTAGGACTAATGACACCGGCTTTAATTCCCTGTTCACGCAAGCGGTCAGCCACGTCTTTAGCTGTCTCAGCAGCAGAATTTAACAGAAACAGGGCGACTTCCGCATCATCCATACGGTATAAGTCAAGCGTTTGGTACATTCGGCCCGACAAGTGGGCATACTCAAGGGCAACCTCCTGGAATACTTCCAGTGCGTTTGAGAGCGCCACACTGAGTTGATACTTGTTATTAATTAAGTCGTCCCCGTGCATATGGGCCCCGATCGTAACAGGATGCCTGGGGTCACAGGCCCTGGGAAATCCGCTGGGCGGCTTGCCGATAAAGTTTTGCACCGTTTCTTTCTCAGAGAAGTAAGAAACTCTTCGTTTTTGATGGGAAGTGAAAAAGCCATCGTAAGCAACGATGATGGGTAAACGCACGCGCACATCTTCTGCGATTTTCAAGGCCATGATGTTCATATCATATACAGCTTGTGGCGTACGGGCTGTTAAAATGATCCACCCCGTGTTTAAGGCATAGTATAAATCAGAGTGGTCACCACGGATGTCCAGAGGACCGCTGACAGAACGGGTAACCAGATTAATCACCATGGGAAAACGGGTCCCTGACTGAACAGGAAGCTGTTCAAGCATGTATAATAAGCCATTGGCGCTGGTTGCATTGAGGACACGTGCGCCGGTGACCGCTGCACCATAACATATCCCGGCAGAACCATGTTCACCATCTGCTGGAATAAGCATGATGTCGTGTTCTCCTTTGAGCTTCATCTGATCCAAGTATTGGGCTATTTCAGTAGACGGGGTAATAGGATAGTAGCCCATCACATGATAGTTGATTTGTGCAGCGGCGATGGCGGCTACTTCATTCCCAGACTTAAAATCACTGATCTGTTTGGCGACAGACATCCTCTTTTTCTCTTGGGTCATTTTCATTACATCGTGCTCCCTTCCACTGCTGTAAATGAATGAGGTGTACGGTGGCGTTCTGCGTATCCTTCTTCCTCAGTCATGGTTGTCAATGCGGTTGTGGGACAAGCTTCAACGCATTTAAGACACCCTTTGCAATATTGGTAATCAATACCTTTTAAGACCATCTGTGCCCGTCCCCGTTTGTCCTGTTCTTCCTCCCACACAAAACAAAAATCTGGACAAACGGTATCGCAGGCGGCGCAATTGATACATTCCTGCTGATTGAAACGAGGTAACAAGCCTTGGCGTGAGGGACTTAAATCCCGCAACACACTGGTGGGTTGGGAAGTGATGACCCCGCCTAGCTCTTGTGTCATGTAACCACAAGGAGTGGTCAAACGCTGGTCTGTTTCTGTTTCCACACCATCCGGGGCAGGGCAGGTTTGAAAACGAACTTCATGATACCCTCTGTCAAAGGTACGGATATTAGGTTCTACTAAGTGCGGGTATTTAGTTTCAAATGTTTGGCGAATCACTTGGCGCATATCTTCAGGATCTAAAAAGCTGCAAATACGGAACAAGGCACCCAACATGGCCGTATTGATCTTTGTTTTTTCCTCCATGGCGATGCGGAGTGCATCAACAATAGCCAATGTGCCGTAACTGAGCTTCAAGTCAGCTCTGACCTGGTCAAAGGTCCGGGAAGAGTTGACCAGTACAATACCCTCTGGCCTCAGTCCGCTAATCACATCGACAGTTTTATATAAAGCCTCATGAAAAATCCCGATGACATGAGGCTCTTCAATGGGACTGTGATCTCGTATTTCGGTATCTGCTTCAGCAAAACGCACGAAGCTGCGGACAGGTGTTCCCTTCTTTTCAGATCCATACGTAGAAAAGTGGGAACCATTGATTCCCAACCCCAGAACGCCGGCTTCTGCCAGCATTTTGCCAGCTAAGTTTGCCCCTAAACCTCCAATAGACTCCAGTCGAATCTCATAAAATCCTAGTTGATTTGTCGTTGGCAGTATTGACATAAAGACCCTCCAGATTTTTAAAGTTACCATAGTGATTATAGAAGAACAAATAGGGCCCGGCTATGATCTGTGTCACAGGTTTCCACATGATTGTCTGGTTAAACATAACCGGATATGAATGGTCATGTGGTGATAAATAAAGAAGAAGTAGGAGAGGGGTTATTCAACCTACTTCTTGGTAATCGTGATATGAACAGTGTTTTCGTCGACTTGCTCATACTGATAGTCATAGCCCAGTTGTTGGAGTTCTTCAAACAGGAATATCGGTACCCGTTCGTTGGTAATAATCAGTGATTCTCCAGGTTTCATTCGCGACAGTTGGTGGAGTGTACGCATCATTGGCTTGGGAGGCTCTAAACCCCGGTTATCTAAACGGTACACCTTTCCTTCTCGTTTCAGGTCTTTTTCTACTGACTGGGCAATTTCCTCGTCATCTACCATTGTCTGAGCTGGTGGTGAAGAAACTCGCGGTTTCTCCGGTGTCTTCTTTCCACCAAACAGGTTGGATAGTGAAAATTTACGTCTCTTTTTAGTAAAAGTGACAACCCAGTGATCGGCTGCACGCTGTTCAAGCTCATGTTGAAAACCTTTTGCTTTAAGCAAAGTTAATAAGGGAGTAGGTTTGAAGGTGGCGTGTAAGATAAATTGATCCCCTTCTTGCAAAGTTTTATCCACATTCATGATTTTTTGGAAGGGCTCTCTTTTATTCTTCAGATCTTCACGGACATCCAGTTCAACGACCCGGTTTTTCTTCATGGCCATCGCCTCTCTTAATCGTGTATTGTACACCTTAGTGATACGTAAAGGTTTTCTGTTTTTATTGTATCGGTATCCTGACTGCTAAACTGTGATGCAAATCACTGTTGGAACCCCTATCCGATGGCATCTCTGTGAACGAGTGATCAAAATCACATTTCACTTCTTACTACTATTCTATACTTAATGTACAGGTACATTGTATCTTGTCCACTTATGAGGAAAGGGGCTTTTGATATGCTATTCATGAAAAAGGATTGCGTCTATCCATGACGCCCAGTGCTACTCCCCTTGTAACAAAAGAGGCGATCAGGAAAGCCAAAGAAGTAGGTTTATCCCGCTGGGCCTTCAGTCTTGACGGTTCTACAGCTGAAGTTCATGATGCCTTCCGGGGAACGAGTGGCTCTTATGATTTAACGATGCGTGCGATTGACTATTTGCGGGAGTTAGATCTTCCGCTGCAAATTAATACAACAGTGTCACGTTACAATGTGCATGACTTGCAAAACATTGCTGAACTCCTTAAAAAACTTGATGTTGTCTTATGGAGTGTCTTTTTCCTTGTACCTACCGGACGTGGGCGGAAAGAAGACATGATTTCGCCAGTGGAACATGAAAAAGTGTTGAATTGGTTGTATGAATTAAGTTTGGAAGCGCCGTTTGACATTAAGACAACGGCTGCTCAACACTACCGGCGGGTTGTGATTCAAAGCAAACGCAGAGCTGCTAAGGAAAAAATCAATGCTGATTCTCAGCCGGCATATGAAGAAGCCCTAAATAAAGGAAAAATTAATCCCCGGGACGGGCTGGGCCGGGCACCGCAAGGGGTAAATGATGGAAACGGGTTTGTTTTTATTTCCCATATCGGAGATGTATATCCCAGCGGGTTATTGCCCGTGCGCTGCGGTAATGTACGGGAGCAGCCTCTGGCAGAGATCTACAGAGAATCACCCGTCATGAAAGCTTTGCGTAATCCAGACCAATATAAAGGGAAATGTGGTGTTTGCGAGTTTAACAAAATATGTGGGGGCTCCCGCTCCAGGGCTTATGCCGTAACTGGAGATTATTTGGAGAGTGAACCCTATTGTGTCTACATTCCACCCAAATGGAGAGCGTTACAAAAGGCGAGAAAATCAGGGGATAAATAAAAGCACACAAAGATAAAGTGGTGTGCGAGCTAAGTGGGATTGGCATCACATCATCAACAAAGAAAGGTGGCCGACGCATCAGCCACCTTTCTTTGTGCTCAAAACCATTTCTTAGAGTTTCATCCCAATCTACTCCCAACCTAACAAGGCTTTTGCTTCTGGATGTCATATATCAAGCCCAAGTCATACACATTAATGCCTAGTTCGGGGTCCAGCACTTGCTTCAGTTGCTCAATCATTTTGTCCTTTACAGCGCTCACGGTTACTCCTCCTTACCAGACTCTTATTTTTTGAAAACAGAGAAGGTGATCCAGGCATATAGCAAGGCACTTAGTACATGCAATCCTTGCCCGGTATAAAAAAGGGTGGCCGATTTGAGCCATAAACTGATGGTCACCAGCAGAGTCGCCAGGATAAAAGCAGGGAAAAATAAGGCG
This window of the Caldalkalibacillus thermarum genome carries:
- a CDS encoding DUF2249 domain-containing protein; translated protein: MSNIVAQIDVRPIPPRDKHPAIFRMFDELDPGKEMELINDHDPKPLFYQFQMERPNQFTWEYLEEGPEVWRVKIGKK
- the mobB gene encoding molybdopterin-guanine dinucleotide biosynthesis protein B is translated as MTRLIKHLTSHHQLSIFTIKHDHGHFELDREGSDTWAHRQAGARTTLIQSPHGIGLTMPHQKERTLEELLLLARYLGDYDLALVEGFKQADYPKLVLVRHQADFGLLEQLSHIRLAVFWREIDRLHYERQCDRQGIAPLPTGLLSETDKLLNRIETMIR
- a CDS encoding thiamine pyrophosphate-dependent enzyme; its protein translation is MKMTQEKKRMSVAKQISDFKSGNEVAAIAAAQINYHVMGYYPITPSTEIAQYLDQMKLKGEHDIMLIPADGEHGSAGICYGAAVTGARVLNATSANGLLYMLEQLPVQSGTRFPMVINLVTRSVSGPLDIRGDHSDLYYALNTGWIILTARTPQAVYDMNIMALKIAEDVRVRLPIIVAYDGFFTSHQKRRVSYFSEKETVQNFIGKPPSGFPRACDPRHPVTIGAHMHGDDLINNKYQLSVALSNALEVFQEVALEYAHLSGRMYQTLDLYRMDDAEVALFLLNSAAETAKDVADRLREQGIKAGVISPNVIRPFPAEDVRRALKNVKGLVIGERADSYGSHGGNLTHEVKAALQEDRDNRTVVVSRIFGLGGKDFYPHDAEAFFRLAIDASEKGYAEQPFDYYGQVPGNQELKLNPPKKLQRGDDFKSGLIKVTKNEKTGKLSVKIPPLRMLTKKPKRIAPGHGACPGCGIFPGLELFFKGIEGDVVLLFQTGCAYITTAAYPYSAHKQTFIHNLFQNGPATLSGTVEAFFELKRRGEIEVPDDVTFVMVTGDGGMDIGMGSAIGTALRNHNMILLEYDNQGYMNTGSQMSYSTPLGHMTSTTGVGGKQQGKPFHHKDTPQIMAATNIPYVFTGCEAYPQDLVKKAAKAQWYAKHEGLVYGKILITCPLNWKSEERLGQQILKAAVDSCFFPLYEVEQGETTITYDPEAKQARIPLTDWLKMMGKTKHLLREENKAVLKSLEEEVERRWRKLKLKHETPHL
- a CDS encoding 2-oxoacid:acceptor oxidoreductase family protein, coding for MSILPTTNQLGFYEIRLESIGGLGANLAGKMLAEAGVLGLGINGSHFSTYGSEKKGTPVRSFVRFAEADTEIRDHSPIEEPHVIGIFHEALYKTVDVISGLRPEGIVLVNSSRTFDQVRADLKLSYGTLAIVDALRIAMEEKTKINTAMLGALFRICSFLDPEDMRQVIRQTFETKYPHLVEPNIRTFDRGYHEVRFQTCPAPDGVETETDQRLTTPCGYMTQELGGVITSQPTSVLRDLSPSRQGLLPRFNQQECINCAACDTVCPDFCFVWEEEQDKRGRAQMVLKGIDYQYCKGCLKCVEACPTTALTTMTEEEGYAERHRTPHSFTAVEGSTM
- a CDS encoding DUF2249 domain-containing protein yields the protein MKKNRVVELDVREDLKNKREPFQKIMNVDKTLQEGDQFILHATFKPTPLLTLLKAKGFQHELEQRAADHWVVTFTKKRRKFSLSNLFGGKKTPEKPRVSSPPAQTMVDDEEIAQSVEKDLKREGKVYRLDNRGLEPPKPMMRTLHQLSRMKPGESLIITNERVPIFLFEELQQLGYDYQYEQVDENTVHITITKK